From the genome of Phreatobacter cathodiphilus, one region includes:
- the lptG gene encoding LPS export ABC transporter permease LptG, producing MVSTFSRYMTRKFLAAVGGTFLGTFGLVLIVDFVEQLRRVEDASRAPTHLVALLTVYRVPAFIEIVLPFAVLVGAMLCFLGLSRKLELVVARAAGLSAWQFLTPPVVVAVLLGVFAATVYNPVASDFRERSFKLESDLFGRALQGDQRTNFWLRQATPDGQAVINAASATERGQRLSGVSVLVYGADGAFKERIDAESAELDEGFWLLRKAVVTPVGAEPVKRETHRVATQLTADQVRQSFVMPEQVSFWELPQFIELARRSGLPAARFELQYQLLLARPLLLVAMVLVAAAASLRFARLGGLGKTILGGVVAGFLLYVGSELAGNLGRSNLVPPVLAAWSPAFIGALMGFMVLLKLEDG from the coding sequence CGCTATATGACGCGCAAGTTCCTGGCGGCGGTGGGCGGCACCTTCCTCGGCACGTTCGGCCTGGTGCTCATCGTCGACTTCGTGGAGCAGCTCCGCCGCGTGGAGGATGCCAGTCGCGCGCCGACCCATCTGGTGGCGCTGCTGACCGTCTACCGCGTTCCCGCCTTCATCGAGATCGTGCTGCCCTTCGCGGTGCTCGTCGGCGCCATGCTGTGCTTCCTCGGGCTGTCGCGGAAACTGGAGCTTGTGGTGGCGCGGGCGGCGGGCCTGTCGGCCTGGCAGTTCCTGACGCCCCCCGTGGTGGTGGCGGTGCTCCTCGGGGTCTTCGCCGCCACCGTTTACAATCCGGTGGCCTCCGATTTCCGCGAGCGCAGCTTCAAGCTGGAGTCCGATCTGTTCGGCCGGGCCCTTCAGGGCGATCAGCGCACCAATTTCTGGCTGCGCCAGGCGACACCCGACGGTCAGGCCGTGATCAACGCCGCCTCCGCAACCGAGCGCGGCCAGCGCCTGAGCGGCGTCAGCGTGCTGGTCTATGGCGCCGACGGTGCCTTCAAGGAGCGGATCGACGCGGAAAGCGCCGAGCTGGACGAGGGATTCTGGCTGCTGCGCAAGGCGGTCGTCACCCCCGTCGGGGCAGAGCCGGTGAAGCGCGAGACCCACCGGGTCGCCACCCAGCTCACCGCCGACCAGGTCCGACAAAGCTTCGTGATGCCCGAGCAGGTGTCGTTCTGGGAACTGCCGCAATTCATCGAGCTCGCGCGCCGTTCGGGCCTGCCGGCGGCCCGTTTCGAGCTGCAGTACCAGCTTCTGCTCGCCAGACCGCTGCTTCTGGTGGCGATGGTGCTGGTGGCCGCCGCCGCCAGCCTGCGCTTCGCCCGGCTCGGCGGATTGGGCAAGACGATTCTGGGTGGCGTGGTCGCCGGATTTTTGCTTTACGTGGGTTCGGAACTGGCCGGCAATCTGGGGCGCTCGAATCTCGTGCCCCCGGTTCTCGCCGCCTGGTCGCCTGCATTTATCGGTGCGTTGATGGGTTTCATGGTTCTACTGAAGCTGGAGGACGGCTGA